The Halorhabdus sp. BNX81 genome includes a region encoding these proteins:
- a CDS encoding DUF58 domain-containing protein: MRATRRFGASCATIAILPALAVVFAAPTLLSGAVLLSAWLLTEQYRFTRRLARTVETTTVDQILPQHRESVNASTTVTLRVQREFTALEMEIAPEAPTGVRGEPGRHTVAPTDSEITATFELAWPVAGTFTLPAPTVTLRDRHGRFEETVSIGATPELVVDPHVPRNLRVGAGGSEIAATYGSRRARRGGSGLDPAGLRKYVPGDPSNRIDWKATARLNETYVREFEAQADRETMLVVDHRATLADGEEGRTKFEYLRTILVAMTDVAERLDDPIGLTTLDEGGITARATPSLTRDQYESIRTRLYELTPSERQSPSDRKHRATRQANTVGAVLEGDTTTYGTTLRPYYASRKAHVERVTDEPLFGAVNQVSNTEETRLFVIATDDTHREELQEAVKLAVQRGNQVMAFLTPNALFEAYALAEMETTYGRYVAFEEFRGKLDRYPRTQAFEVVPGDRLDATLRAGRSRRSQEVPHES; this comes from the coding sequence ATGCGAGCCACGCGTCGCTTTGGTGCCAGTTGTGCCACGATCGCCATCCTCCCAGCACTGGCGGTCGTGTTCGCTGCGCCGACGTTACTTTCGGGTGCTGTCCTGCTTTCGGCGTGGCTCCTGACCGAGCAGTACCGCTTTACCCGCCGGCTCGCACGCACGGTCGAGACGACGACAGTCGACCAGATACTCCCCCAGCATCGCGAGTCGGTCAACGCATCGACGACAGTCACGCTCCGCGTCCAGCGAGAGTTCACGGCGCTGGAGATGGAGATCGCGCCCGAAGCCCCGACCGGGGTGCGAGGTGAGCCGGGGAGACACACCGTAGCCCCAACCGACAGCGAAATCACAGCCACGTTCGAGCTTGCCTGGCCGGTCGCCGGGACGTTCACACTCCCTGCACCCACCGTCACGCTCCGGGACCGGCATGGCCGCTTCGAAGAGACGGTTTCGATCGGAGCCACACCCGAACTCGTCGTTGATCCACACGTTCCCCGGAATCTCCGGGTCGGTGCCGGCGGGAGCGAAATCGCCGCAACGTACGGCAGCCGTCGTGCCCGACGCGGCGGGAGTGGTCTCGATCCGGCGGGACTTCGGAAGTACGTCCCCGGCGACCCCTCGAACCGGATCGACTGGAAGGCAACCGCCAGACTCAACGAGACGTACGTTCGGGAGTTCGAGGCCCAGGCCGACCGCGAGACGATGCTGGTCGTCGATCACCGCGCCACGCTTGCCGATGGCGAGGAGGGCCGGACGAAGTTCGAATACTTGCGGACGATACTGGTAGCGATGACCGACGTCGCCGAGCGACTCGACGATCCGATCGGACTCACGACGCTCGACGAGGGCGGAATCACCGCACGGGCCACTCCATCACTCACACGAGATCAGTACGAGTCGATCCGAACCCGACTGTACGAACTCACGCCGTCGGAACGACAGTCCCCAAGCGACCGGAAACACCGAGCCACAAGACAGGCGAACACGGTCGGAGCGGTGCTTGAAGGCGACACAACGACGTATGGAACGACGCTCCGGCCCTATTACGCCTCACGCAAAGCACACGTCGAACGGGTCACTGACGAGCCGCTGTTCGGGGCAGTCAATCAAGTGAGCAACACCGAAGAGACGCGGTTGTTCGTGATCGCGACTGACGACACGCATCGAGAAGAACTGCAAGAGGCCGTGAAACTCGCGGTCCAGCGCGGCAATCAGGTCATGGCCTTTCTGACCCCGAACGCACTGTTCGAAGCGTACGCACTCGCGGAGATGGAAACGACCTACGGGAGATACGTCGCTTTCGAGGAGTTCCGAGGGAAACTCGACCGATACCCACGGACCCAAGCGTTCGAGGTTGTGCCGGGTGATCGGCTCGACGCGACATTGCGTGCCGGCCGCTCACGACGGAGCCAGGAGGTCCCCCATGAGTCATAG
- a CDS encoding glycosyltransferase family 2 protein — translation MRNRSGLSGALIQIAIDSLSRWRALATINCSQNQSTSLEDTNGKSIELIVQLMTNPVMVQVAVIIPYSPTHTAPEQLARATRSASQQSVSTELYVVHDLEQQGPAWARNKGLDEATERYIAFLDADDVWKPNKLQRQLDRLGETDAGLCVEGPPISQRAFVRGVLSNEILSLTSSIIIDSDQVAVRFDEGLDRREDHLFMLGATSQGGVCFVPDLVEINKHGRGLTNETTFEMHIRSGHELAEKIEAQLPEFAEYLPSLRQGLRFAVARHEFIDGYYLRACRGFLSAAAIDPRSPKATKALAASLLSLVEPILRQVGLSVWSPE, via the coding sequence ATGCGCAACCGCTCTGGGCTATCCGGGGCTCTGATTCAGATTGCGATAGATTCACTCAGCCGCTGGCGAGCGCTTGCCACGATCAACTGCTCTCAAAACCAATCAACCAGTCTGGAAGATACGAATGGCAAATCAATAGAACTAATTGTCCAACTGATGACTAACCCGGTAATGGTGCAGGTTGCCGTTATCATTCCGTATAGTCCGACACACACCGCACCTGAACAGTTAGCCCGCGCGACGCGATCTGCATCACAGCAATCGGTTTCGACGGAACTGTACGTTGTTCACGATCTCGAACAGCAGGGGCCTGCGTGGGCTCGAAACAAAGGGTTGGATGAAGCCACTGAGCGCTATATCGCCTTTCTGGATGCTGACGACGTCTGGAAACCGAACAAACTCCAGCGCCAGCTTGATCGACTCGGCGAGACCGATGCAGGCCTCTGTGTTGAGGGACCGCCGATCTCACAGCGGGCGTTCGTCCGGGGGGTTCTTTCCAACGAGATACTTTCACTTACGTCGTCTATCATTATCGACAGCGACCAAGTTGCTGTTCGCTTTGATGAAGGCCTCGACCGTCGTGAAGACCATCTGTTCATGCTAGGGGCAACCAGCCAGGGCGGAGTCTGCTTTGTCCCGGATCTCGTCGAGATCAACAAGCACGGCCGTGGCCTGACCAACGAGACGACCTTCGAGATGCACATCCGGTCAGGTCACGAACTTGCCGAGAAAATCGAAGCTCAACTCCCCGAATTTGCGGAGTATTTACCATCTCTCCGGCAAGGGCTCCGGTTCGCTGTCGCCCGCCATGAGTTTATCGACGGCTATTATCTCCGTGCATGCCGTGGGTTTCTTTCGGCGGCGGCGATCGATCCACGTTCTCCGAAGGCAACGAAAGCACTCGCAGCAAGCCTCCTCTCGCTCGTTGAGCCCATTTTGCGGCAAGTTGGCCTGAGTGTGTGGTCGCCAGAGTGA
- a CDS encoding flippase, producing MNVPRTISKLFGWSVIANIVSLAGITYFAGQLGSAGIGSFFLFQSLIQLAALAGGFGINIGVEKEIGRGRPVHIVFPAALVIVAGILVVMGVVLFFTAPYLDSYLGVSVVPVLFLGIVLRQLFAVLQSALRGAQLVEETAVFSALRKIVWIVGGIGFLEGGYSVRAPIYSSILGLLCVVGIAVYRLRPRMQRPELADVRSVASVAKWAWISSVGGAVYNWMDVTLLGVFLGPAAVGVYEVVWRVASATLLFTQAVRRTAFPRIVRAGGNADFASVEALITRFMTPSLYFVLPGFVGTLVVGRELLGIVFGPEFAAGGLILVILMVEKIQRAVSVVLIGPVYAIDREDIDAKSTAAGIVSNLILNLALIPVFGIVGAAVATMLSETLNFGIHAWCLRKYVSLRIPWREIGSCLGAAGIMGIVIWGVKLMYPVETIVSLTAVIGLAIVTYVSVTAFDPVLRSKGRSSIASVLNTEQDAQ from the coding sequence ATGAACGTCCCCCGAACAATCAGCAAACTCTTTGGCTGGTCAGTCATTGCGAACATTGTCTCACTTGCTGGCATTACGTACTTCGCCGGTCAACTGGGGAGTGCAGGTATTGGTTCGTTTTTCCTTTTTCAATCCCTGATCCAACTCGCGGCGCTTGCCGGCGGCTTCGGTATTAATATCGGTGTCGAGAAGGAGATCGGCCGGGGCCGGCCCGTTCATATCGTTTTTCCCGCGGCACTTGTGATCGTTGCCGGTATTCTGGTAGTGATGGGCGTGGTCTTGTTTTTTACTGCCCCCTATCTCGATTCGTACCTCGGCGTTTCGGTTGTCCCGGTGCTCTTTCTTGGGATTGTCCTCCGACAATTGTTTGCCGTACTACAGTCAGCGTTGCGTGGTGCGCAACTCGTCGAAGAGACCGCTGTGTTCTCCGCGCTCCGAAAAATCGTTTGGATCGTCGGTGGCATTGGATTTTTGGAGGGAGGATATTCGGTCCGTGCACCGATTTATTCGAGTATACTCGGACTTCTCTGCGTAGTTGGGATTGCTGTATATCGGTTACGTCCACGAATGCAGCGGCCAGAACTAGCGGACGTGAGATCGGTTGCATCAGTCGCGAAATGGGCGTGGATAAGTAGTGTCGGCGGTGCGGTCTATAATTGGATGGACGTCACTTTACTCGGAGTATTCCTAGGTCCCGCTGCCGTTGGGGTGTACGAAGTGGTGTGGCGGGTTGCCAGCGCAACGTTATTGTTTACCCAGGCAGTCCGACGGACGGCGTTCCCTCGCATTGTTCGGGCGGGTGGGAATGCCGATTTTGCGTCGGTGGAAGCGTTGATCACGCGCTTCATGACTCCTTCCCTCTATTTCGTATTGCCTGGTTTTGTCGGTACGCTTGTTGTCGGCCGGGAATTACTTGGGATCGTGTTCGGTCCGGAGTTCGCAGCAGGAGGCCTGATATTGGTCATTTTGATGGTAGAGAAGATCCAGCGGGCGGTATCGGTTGTCCTCATCGGGCCGGTATATGCGATTGACCGTGAGGATATTGATGCAAAATCAACGGCAGCAGGTATCGTCTCCAATCTGATATTAAACCTGGCATTGATTCCGGTGTTCGGAATTGTGGGGGCCGCAGTGGCGACGATGCTTTCGGAAACGCTAAACTTTGGAATCCACGCGTGGTGTCTTCGAAAATACGTGTCATTGCGGATCCCGTGGCGGGAAATTGGCTCCTGCCTTGGTGCAGCTGGTATCATGGGGATCGTCATTTGGGGTGTGAAGCTGATGTATCCGGTTGAAACAATTGTTTCGCTCACAGCCGTTATCGGACTAGCTATTGTGACATATGTGAGCGTGACTGCCTTCGATCCAGTCTTGCGTTCGAAAGGCCGAAGCAGTATTGCGTCAGTCCTGAACACGGAACAAGATGCCCAATAG